The DNA sequence ACCGGGAGTAAAAGCTGGAGATCTCCAGGTTTTACACTTCCCCTTCTCCCTGCCCCGGATTTCCGTGATCCTCCCCACCGGTCACCGCGCTTTCGTTGCCGACCCACCTGATCCGGCCTAGCCTTGGGCTCATGGATGCTTCGACGTGGACTCCGAGGCCGACAGCGCAGCTGGCCAACAGTGCCGCCGGTTCGGTGTTGGCGGATGACCTGGTGATTCCGACATCCCTGGGATTCGTCAAAGGTGTAAAAGGCCCTGGCCTGCGAACCTGGCGTGGCATTCCTTATGGGAAGAACACCGGTGGCAAGTACCGTTTCCGCGCGCCACGGCCCATGAAGAGGTGGCAGGGTGTGCGGGACTGTTCCATGTTCGGCGATGTGGCACCGCAGCCCACCTATTCCTGGACTGACCGGGTCCGTGGGTCGGAGGATTGTCTGAACCTGGATATCGTCAGGCCGGATACCGATGAGACGCTCCCGGTGGTGGTGTATCTCCACGGTGGTTCCTTCATCATGGGCGCCTCAAGTGAGAAGGCCCTGCGCGGTTATAACCTGGTCAGGGACATGAACGTGATCTACGTGGCGATCAACTTCCGCCTCGGCGCGCTGGGGTATCTGGATATGCGCTCCGTCGGTGAGGATTGCGTGGCTAATCCCGCACTGCATGATCAGTTGCTGGCGTTGAAGTGGGTCAAGAAGAATATCGAGAATTTCGGTGGCGACGCCGACAACATCACCCTCATGGGCGAATCGGCGGGTGCCGCCGGGGTTATTTCCCTGATGTGTGTCCCCACCGCGCACAGCCTCTTCCACCGGGCGGTGGTGCAGTCAGCCCCGATGGCCACGGTGCATTCCGCCACGCAGTCCAAGTTATGGGCGCGGGAACTGGTCTACCGGATGGCATTGTCCCGGGAGACCACCCTGGATGAGCTGCGCAGGGAATCTGCCGAGGATCTGGTGCGCGCCGGGCAGTCGATGCTGTGGCGATCAGGGGAGTTGCTCTACCTCAATTCCTGTTATGGGCCGACGGTGGATGGCACTTTGTTGCCGGATCACCCGATCACCATGTTCGAGCAGGGACGTCAGGCGCGCATTCCGCTCATCATCGGCACCAACTCGGATGAAACATCTTTTTCCAAGGCGTTCTATCTGCGTAACTCGGCCCGCAGGCGGTCGGCGCTGCGGATGCTCAATGTCTTCGATCCGGAGAACACCGATCTGGTCATGGACGCCTACGGGGGAGGGGAATCGCGGTCGGAGTTCGCGCAGCTGCTGGCGGATGCCATCTTCTGGGCGCCGTCGGTGCGGCTCGCCCAGGCGCATGCCCGCTATGAGCCAACCTGGATGTACCGCTTTGATTACGCCCCGGAATCCCTGCGCCGCATCGGGTTGGGTGCCATCCATTCCTTCGAACTCAATGCTGTTTTCGGTGATCATGAATCCTCCCGGGCGATGGGTTTCACCAGGATCGGTGGGGGCATCAACCACCTTCAGGACATCACCGACCTGGTGCAACATCATTGGGGAGAGTTCATCCGCACTGCAAAGCCAGGGGAGCAGTGGCGCCCGTACCGGGGCCGCACGGATGAGGAACCGGGTCGCGGAACCTTCGTCATCGACACCACCAGCAGGATGGAGTGGGACCCACGTCAGGCGAAAAGGATGGCATGGGAGAATTACGACATGCTCGAGTGGGGCACCGGACGCCCCGATCTGGCGGCGGAACTTGATTATCTGCTCGCGCAGGAGGAATCCGATGAGCCTGTCCCGGAGATGCGCTGGATGGGTCTGATGCAGATGTTTGGAGTTCGTTGATGAGTTTTTGGAACCGGGTTGTTGCCCAGTACCCCCTGTTCGCCGATACCTTGGTGCCGGGTCCCGACGCGCGACCCATCACGCTGGACGAGCTCTCCACCACGGAGACAATCACCGCGGCGGTGGCTGCAGGGCAGGAACTGTTCACCATTGAGCAGCCCAAGCATGCAGGTCAGCTGTGGTTCTATAGTCTGTGTAACGCGATGGTCGCCCCTTCTGTTTATGCCATGGTCGAGTTTGACACTGTGCCCAGCCTGGATCTGTCCAAGGGAGAACTCCATGCGGTGGATGACTACTGGTTCGGCTTCTCCACCGACGAGTTCCTGGGTCCTGGGGATTATCACACCGCAGGCAAGGAGTATGGGGAGGCGGTGGGGCGGGTCGTCGACAAGCTCTGTGAGGTGGCCGACCTGCGGCCCGCGCCGCTGTGGGCGGTGGCCAGCGACTGCCTGGCGATCGCGGCGGTGCAAGCCGGCGATGAGGCGTTCGAGGAGGAGCTGGGGCGCGAGGTGGCAACGGCGCTTATCCGCGGCCTCTCCCACACCGCTTCCGTCCCGGCACCACGATTCACCGCGGAGGGGAAGTTGAAGCGTGCAACGTGTTGCATGATCTATCACTCGCCGAAAGCGGATATGTGCACCTCCTGCCCACACTTGCGATGAAGTGGTGGGCAAGCCGGGGGATCGGGCACTAGGCTAGTCGGCAGTGTCTGAGGGGCCCTCC is a window from the Corynebacterium faecale genome containing:
- a CDS encoding (2Fe-2S)-binding protein, yielding MSFWNRVVAQYPLFADTLVPGPDARPITLDELSTTETITAAVAAGQELFTIEQPKHAGQLWFYSLCNAMVAPSVYAMVEFDTVPSLDLSKGELHAVDDYWFGFSTDEFLGPGDYHTAGKEYGEAVGRVVDKLCEVADLRPAPLWAVASDCLAIAAVQAGDEAFEEELGREVATALIRGLSHTASVPAPRFTAEGKLKRATCCMIYHSPKADMCTSCPHLR
- a CDS encoding carboxylesterase/lipase family protein; this encodes MDASTWTPRPTAQLANSAAGSVLADDLVIPTSLGFVKGVKGPGLRTWRGIPYGKNTGGKYRFRAPRPMKRWQGVRDCSMFGDVAPQPTYSWTDRVRGSEDCLNLDIVRPDTDETLPVVVYLHGGSFIMGASSEKALRGYNLVRDMNVIYVAINFRLGALGYLDMRSVGEDCVANPALHDQLLALKWVKKNIENFGGDADNITLMGESAGAAGVISLMCVPTAHSLFHRAVVQSAPMATVHSATQSKLWARELVYRMALSRETTLDELRRESAEDLVRAGQSMLWRSGELLYLNSCYGPTVDGTLLPDHPITMFEQGRQARIPLIIGTNSDETSFSKAFYLRNSARRRSALRMLNVFDPENTDLVMDAYGGGESRSEFAQLLADAIFWAPSVRLAQAHARYEPTWMYRFDYAPESLRRIGLGAIHSFELNAVFGDHESSRAMGFTRIGGGINHLQDITDLVQHHWGEFIRTAKPGEQWRPYRGRTDEEPGRGTFVIDTTSRMEWDPRQAKRMAWENYDMLEWGTGRPDLAAELDYLLAQEESDEPVPEMRWMGLMQMFGVR